In Modestobacter versicolor, a single genomic region encodes these proteins:
- a CDS encoding SDR family NAD(P)-dependent oxidoreductase: MGRVVLITGGTSGIGLALAEAFEADGAEVVVCGRSQAALDRFAQAHPRALAVRADVTAPDARAALLDAVSERFGRLDVLVNNAGTFVERDFTGDDAATGELDAEVDLNLTAPIHLTGEVLQRWPALGAVVFVTSGFALVSPTRAPTYGAVKAGLHGFADGLRRQLAPRGTHVLEVLPPTTDTPMNTGTTGPKLSPAEVAAVTLRALRGRRPMALPGQTRLMPTMLRIAPQSLGRMVSRL; encoded by the coding sequence GTGGGCAGAGTCGTACTGATCACCGGAGGCACCTCGGGCATCGGCCTGGCGCTCGCCGAGGCCTTCGAGGCGGACGGGGCCGAGGTGGTCGTCTGCGGGCGGTCGCAGGCCGCCCTCGACCGCTTCGCCCAGGCGCACCCCCGGGCGCTCGCCGTCCGGGCCGACGTGACCGCGCCGGACGCGAGAGCAGCCCTGCTCGACGCGGTCTCCGAGCGGTTCGGCCGGCTCGACGTGCTGGTCAACAACGCCGGCACGTTCGTCGAGCGGGACTTCACCGGGGACGACGCCGCCACCGGGGAGCTGGACGCCGAGGTCGACCTCAACCTCACCGCGCCCATCCACCTGACCGGCGAGGTGCTGCAGCGCTGGCCGGCCCTGGGTGCGGTCGTGTTCGTGACCTCGGGGTTCGCCCTGGTGTCGCCCACCAGGGCCCCGACCTACGGCGCCGTCAAGGCCGGGTTGCACGGTTTCGCCGACGGCCTGCGCCGGCAGCTCGCCCCCCGGGGCACCCACGTTCTCGAGGTCCTCCCGCCGACCACGGACACCCCGATGAACACCGGCACCACCGGGCCGAAGCTGTCCCCGGCCGAGGTCGCGGCGGTCACGCTGCGCGCGCTCCGGGGCCGCCGGCCGATGGCCCTGCCGGGCCAGACGCGGCTGATGCCGACCATGCTGCGGATCGCCCCGCAGTCCCTCGGCCGGATGGTCTCCCGGCTCTGA
- a CDS encoding dihydrofolate reductase family protein: MSTSLDGYVAAPGDDLSWGVPSDELFQWWSDRVGATGLALYGRRLWEGMNAHWPTADQQPGATPAVVEYARRWRDVPKVVFSATLRAVDGNARLVTGDAVTEMTRLKAEDGGPMDVGGATLAAAAVRAGLVDEYAVVTHPVLVGGGTPFFPALDSRVALTLVETRTFPGGVVLTRYQVRR, from the coding sequence ATGAGCACGTCCCTGGACGGCTACGTCGCGGCGCCGGGGGACGACCTCAGCTGGGGCGTGCCGAGCGACGAGCTGTTCCAGTGGTGGTCCGACCGGGTGGGGGCGACCGGCCTGGCGCTGTACGGGCGCCGGCTGTGGGAGGGGATGAACGCGCACTGGCCGACCGCCGACCAGCAGCCCGGCGCCACCCCCGCGGTGGTCGAGTACGCCCGCCGCTGGCGGGACGTGCCGAAGGTGGTGTTCTCCGCGACGCTCCGCGCGGTCGACGGGAACGCCCGCCTGGTCACCGGGGACGCGGTCACCGAGATGACCCGGCTCAAGGCCGAGGACGGCGGTCCGATGGACGTCGGCGGCGCCACCCTCGCCGCAGCGGCGGTGCGGGCCGGGCTGGTCGACGAGTACGCGGTCGTCACCCACCCGGTCCTGGTCGGCGGCGGCACGCCGTTCTTCCCGGCCCTGGACAGCCGGGTGGCCCTGACCCTGGTGGAGACCCGGACGTTCCCCGGCGGCGTGGTGCTGACCAGGTACCAGGTCAGGCGCTGA
- a CDS encoding ArgE/DapE family deacylase: MTSSPALPGTGLSTLEAAVLDAVDAPWLVDRLVTLVAVPSLGGTAAECEAQHLVAGWLDELGTDVDRWAIDLAEAAAAPDAPGQEVERSEAWGVVGTLPGRDDGQPALVLCGHTDVVPAGDPALWPGDPFTPRVDEGAVHGRGTCDMKGGLVAALAAVQALRTAGVRLARPLAVHSVLGEEDGGLGAWATLRRGHRGDACVIPEPTAGAVMTAHAGALTFRLTLTGLAAHAANRHLGVSTVELFEHVHAAIRSLEAGRQPTDRSRFGDHPFPYGLSIGRLRAGDWASTVPDRLVAEGRFGVRLGEPVDAARAAFEGCVAAACAAHPWLADHPAQVEWVGGTYASGRLPAGSPLLPAVQQAVTDAGGARPPERALTAGTDLRLYAAAGIPALHHGPGDLRLAHGPGEQVPVEDLLLSARSLALLALRTCGVA; encoded by the coding sequence ATGACCTCCTCACCTGCCCTCCCCGGCACCGGGCTCTCCACCCTCGAGGCTGCGGTCCTCGACGCCGTCGACGCGCCGTGGCTGGTCGACCGGCTGGTCACGCTGGTCGCGGTCCCCTCGCTCGGCGGTACGGCCGCCGAGTGCGAGGCGCAGCACCTGGTGGCCGGCTGGCTGGACGAGCTCGGCACCGACGTCGACCGCTGGGCCATCGACCTCGCCGAGGCCGCGGCCGCTCCGGACGCGCCCGGCCAGGAGGTGGAGCGGAGCGAGGCGTGGGGCGTCGTGGGCACCCTGCCCGGGCGGGACGACGGGCAGCCGGCGCTGGTGCTCTGCGGGCACACCGACGTCGTCCCGGCCGGTGACCCGGCGCTGTGGCCCGGGGACCCGTTCACGCCCCGGGTCGACGAGGGTGCCGTGCACGGCCGCGGCACCTGCGACATGAAGGGCGGCCTGGTCGCCGCGCTCGCCGCCGTGCAGGCCCTGCGGACGGCAGGCGTCCGGCTGGCCCGGCCACTGGCCGTGCACAGCGTCCTGGGCGAGGAGGACGGCGGGCTCGGCGCGTGGGCCACCCTGCGGCGCGGGCACCGCGGTGACGCCTGCGTCATCCCGGAGCCGACCGCGGGGGCCGTGATGACCGCGCACGCCGGCGCGCTCACCTTCCGGCTCACCCTCACCGGGCTGGCCGCGCACGCCGCGAACCGGCACCTCGGCGTCAGCACCGTCGAGCTCTTCGAGCACGTGCACGCGGCGATCCGGTCGCTGGAGGCCGGTCGCCAGCCCACCGACCGGTCGCGGTTCGGCGACCACCCGTTCCCCTACGGGCTCTCGATCGGCCGGCTGCGAGCCGGCGACTGGGCGAGCACCGTGCCCGACCGGCTGGTCGCCGAGGGGCGGTTCGGCGTGCGGCTGGGCGAGCCGGTGGACGCGGCCCGGGCGGCCTTCGAGGGCTGCGTGGCCGCGGCGTGCGCGGCCCACCCCTGGCTGGCCGACCACCCGGCGCAGGTCGAGTGGGTCGGGGGCACGTACGCCAGCGGACGGCTGCCGGCCGGCTCGCCGCTGCTCCCGGCCGTCCAGCAGGCGGTCACCGACGCCGGCGGCGCCCGGCCACCGGAGCGGGCGCTCACCGCCGGTACCGACCTGCGGCTCTACGCGGCGGCCGGCATCCCCGCGCTGCACCACGGCCCGGGCGACCTGCGGCTGGCGCACGGTCCGGGCGAGCAGGTGCCGGTCGAGGACCTGCTGCTGTCGGCCCGCAGCCTGGCCCTGCTGGCGCTGCGCACCTGCGGGGTGGCCTGA
- a CDS encoding Lrp/AsnC family transcriptional regulator, protein MPNTALDALDCAIVDVLQRQGDVPNVELARAVGLSPAATLRRVARLRADGVITGVHARVDPERVGAGLQAFVLVVLDEHDEGSAERFARAVGEMPQVLRADAVSGADDVLLHVAAAGTADLQDVLRALPRIGARRATTMLRLGPVKEQSPTPLGPAPASGVAQRSARSTGTPARSPGTRSPR, encoded by the coding sequence GTGCCGAACACCGCTCTGGACGCTCTTGATTGCGCGATCGTCGATGTGCTGCAGCGACAGGGGGACGTCCCCAACGTCGAGCTGGCCCGTGCCGTGGGGCTCTCCCCGGCGGCGACGTTGCGGCGGGTGGCCCGGCTGCGCGCCGACGGGGTGATCACCGGGGTGCACGCCCGGGTCGACCCCGAGCGGGTGGGTGCCGGGCTGCAGGCGTTCGTGCTGGTGGTGCTCGACGAGCACGACGAGGGCAGTGCTGAGCGCTTCGCCCGGGCCGTGGGGGAGATGCCGCAGGTGCTGCGTGCCGACGCGGTCAGCGGTGCCGACGACGTGCTCCTGCACGTGGCCGCAGCCGGGACCGCTGACCTGCAGGACGTGCTCCGGGCCCTCCCGCGGATCGGGGCGCGCCGGGCGACGACCATGCTGCGGCTGGGGCCGGTGAAGGAGCAGAGCCCCACCCCGCTCGGCCCCGCTCCCGCGTCCGGCGTGGCGCAACGCTCCGCGAGGTCGACGGGAACGCCCGCTCGGTCGCCGGGGACGCGGTCGCCGAGATGA